From one Microlunatus sp. Gsoil 973 genomic stretch:
- a CDS encoding zinc ribbon domain-containing protein produces MTASTDNDQKTTAVLPDTPTGPVCPDCGRINDPGRRFCAKCGRQLGQTRQLQTGTAESRADSRRRERADRRAFRDSLPAIYRWRRIGLIPLAVAVLLAGAVTVGADPVGWVKARWYDVKGSVVNVAGVQATALTAGRDAGTPRDAAALVDGTTADWQVRWTGSDPAPQCAGGPTTPTIELTLPQPVRIRAVDVYPGLGPDQPQRPLQFRPRSVGITPIGAGGCQGFRLADSGDRQRLEFDSRQPVSVIRISLNTAYPAAADGQQRLSIREITLLARPR; encoded by the coding sequence GTGACGGCATCGACCGACAACGACCAGAAGACGACCGCGGTCCTGCCGGACACGCCGACCGGTCCGGTCTGCCCCGACTGCGGACGGATCAACGATCCGGGCCGGAGATTCTGTGCCAAGTGCGGACGGCAACTCGGGCAGACCCGGCAGCTGCAGACGGGGACAGCCGAGAGCCGGGCGGATAGCCGTCGTCGGGAGCGGGCCGACCGGCGTGCCTTCCGAGACAGCCTGCCGGCGATCTATCGCTGGCGACGGATCGGGTTGATCCCACTCGCCGTGGCGGTGCTCCTCGCCGGCGCCGTGACCGTCGGGGCAGACCCGGTCGGCTGGGTCAAGGCCCGCTGGTACGACGTGAAGGGATCGGTCGTCAACGTCGCCGGTGTTCAGGCGACCGCCCTGACCGCCGGCCGTGACGCCGGCACACCTCGCGATGCCGCCGCGCTGGTCGACGGCACAACCGCAGACTGGCAGGTCCGGTGGACGGGGTCCGATCCGGCCCCGCAGTGTGCGGGCGGCCCCACAACGCCGACGATCGAACTGACCCTGCCCCAACCCGTCAGGATCCGTGCTGTCGACGTCTACCCGGGACTGGGACCGGACCAGCCGCAGCGCCCGCTGCAGTTCCGGCCGCGGAGCGTCGGGATCACTCCGATCGGGGCCGGTGGCTGTCAGGGGTTCCGACTCGCCGACTCCGGTGACCGCCAGCGGCTGGAGTTCGACAGCCGACAACCGGTCTCGGTGATCAGGATCAGCCTGAACACCGCCTATCCCGCCGCCGCGGACGGGCAACAGCGGCTCAGCATCCGGGAGATCACGCTGCTGGCCCGGCCCCGGTGA
- a CDS encoding fibronectin type III domain-containing protein, whose product MADPSVTLEPTRVTVDPGGLARITVTVTNSGTIVEGYRIEVLGEAAAWSEVTPSEVSVYPQQSETAVIVFSPPAGSAVSGGSLAFGVRARSTVDPDAATVAEGDLDVGQVIGLQAKITPATSAGRWRGYHNVWFTNWGNSTARLKVTATDPDEALGFLIKPPVVDVPLGGSAKARITVRARKPFLRGNPVRLPFQVVGEREDAGPPTGPVQPYADPGRPVVEAALNQKPILTRTVVIIGALVLAAAAAGIVFLATRKDAHAELPNSVPPRPELTATASGPDTVQLSWKKIDQIQGYTLFTVDPQTKRTSASQTISPDLDQFQVSGLKPETRHCYQLQAVRPRLLSVRSDLACAKTAAASATASPSVSGAPSPPASSAPAATSTPTSAASAGSGSSRSGTSPSTGQSQSASAGSSAAPPTGSWIAAARFSMAQGDIDSVITVLAQNGVTATWLDGSRYPQMIIDGGGAFQWPGPIAYVGPFGSPAEAAEACTKIDPLLTGQPPVDQTCQVLQPGQQQ is encoded by the coding sequence ATGGCCGACCCGTCTGTGACCCTCGAACCGACGCGGGTCACCGTCGACCCTGGCGGGCTGGCCCGGATCACCGTGACGGTGACGAACTCCGGGACCATCGTCGAGGGGTACCGGATCGAGGTGCTCGGCGAGGCGGCGGCCTGGAGCGAGGTCACTCCGTCCGAGGTCTCGGTCTATCCACAACAGTCCGAGACTGCGGTGATCGTCTTCTCACCGCCTGCCGGTTCGGCTGTGTCGGGTGGCTCGCTCGCCTTCGGCGTACGCGCCCGGTCGACCGTCGATCCGGATGCCGCCACAGTCGCCGAGGGCGATCTTGATGTCGGTCAGGTGATCGGTCTGCAGGCCAAGATCACCCCGGCGACCTCGGCCGGCCGGTGGCGCGGTTATCACAACGTCTGGTTCACCAACTGGGGGAACTCCACCGCTCGGTTGAAGGTCACCGCGACCGACCCCGACGAGGCACTCGGCTTCCTGATCAAGCCGCCCGTGGTCGATGTACCCCTCGGCGGGTCTGCGAAGGCCAGGATCACCGTCCGCGCCCGCAAGCCCTTCCTGCGGGGCAACCCGGTACGACTACCGTTCCAGGTCGTCGGTGAACGCGAGGACGCCGGCCCGCCGACCGGGCCGGTACAGCCGTACGCCGACCCCGGTCGGCCGGTGGTCGAGGCCGCGTTGAACCAGAAGCCGATCCTGACCAGGACCGTTGTGATCATCGGCGCCCTGGTACTGGCCGCCGCAGCAGCCGGCATCGTGTTCCTGGCCACCCGCAAGGATGCCCACGCGGAGTTGCCGAACTCCGTGCCACCACGGCCGGAGCTCACCGCCACCGCGTCGGGACCGGATACCGTCCAGCTGAGCTGGAAGAAGATCGATCAGATCCAGGGATACACGCTGTTCACCGTCGATCCACAGACCAAACGAACCTCCGCATCGCAGACGATCAGCCCTGATCTCGACCAGTTCCAGGTGAGCGGCCTGAAGCCTGAGACCCGGCATTGCTATCAGTTGCAGGCGGTCCGACCGAGGCTGTTGAGCGTCCGATCCGATCTTGCCTGTGCGAAGACCGCCGCCGCGTCCGCGACGGCGTCTCCATCGGTCTCAGGTGCGCCGTCGCCACCCGCCTCATCGGCGCCAGCCGCCACATCGACCCCGACCTCCGCCGCGAGTGCCGGATCCGGTTCATCGAGAAGCGGTACGTCCCCCTCGACCGGGCAGAGCCAGTCGGCCTCGGCGGGATCTTCGGCCGCGCCACCGACGGGTTCCTGGATCGCCGCCGCACGGTTCTCGATGGCGCAGGGCGACATCGACAGTGTGATCACCGTGCTGGCACAGAACGGGGTGACTGCGACCTGGCTCGACGGCAGCCGGTACCCGCAGATGATCATCGACGGTGGAGGGGCGTTCCAGTGGCCGGGACCGATCGCGTACGTCGGCCCGTTCGGCAGTCCGGCCGAGGCAGCCGAGGCCTGCACCAAGATCGACCCGCTGCTGACTGGTCAGCCTCCGGTCGATCAGACCTGCCAGGTTCTCCAGCCGGGTCAACAACAATGA
- a CDS encoding DUF4255 domain-containing protein: MIHEVDAAMRALVEQRAIANDEVEVVFDAPTREWSGRRNSPTIDIYLYDIREDMRRRERGLLNEYGDPDSSEASRVIARHLPPRHFKLSYLITAWTQRPEDEHRLLSELLSCFLRYDALPQELLGGELAALQLPVPVTVALPPPEDRAFADVWSALGGELRPSIDVVVSAPVDTGQHWAAGAPVQEPARINIAGRNGWPAQESYGGSRPRSEPPRDTARVSMRRRRGRRKP; the protein is encoded by the coding sequence GTGATCCACGAGGTGGATGCCGCGATGCGGGCACTGGTCGAGCAGCGCGCGATCGCCAATGACGAGGTCGAGGTGGTGTTCGACGCCCCGACCCGGGAGTGGTCCGGCCGCCGCAACTCACCGACGATCGACATCTATCTCTACGACATCCGCGAGGACATGCGGCGTCGGGAACGCGGATTGCTCAACGAGTACGGCGATCCGGACAGTTCCGAGGCATCCCGGGTGATCGCCCGGCACCTACCGCCTCGGCATTTCAAGCTGTCATACCTGATCACTGCCTGGACACAACGCCCCGAGGACGAGCATCGGCTGTTGTCTGAGCTGCTCAGCTGCTTCCTTCGCTACGACGCACTGCCGCAGGAGTTGCTCGGCGGCGAACTGGCGGCGCTGCAACTTCCGGTTCCGGTCACCGTCGCGCTGCCGCCGCCGGAGGACCGGGCCTTCGCCGACGTCTGGTCGGCCCTGGGCGGGGAACTCAGACCATCGATCGACGTGGTCGTCAGCGCACCGGTCGACACCGGCCAGCACTGGGCCGCCGGAGCTCCGGTGCAGGAGCCCGCCCGGATCAACATCGCGGGCCGGAACGGTTGGCCGGCGCAGGAGTCATATGGCGGCAGCCGGCCACGATCTGAACCACCGAGGGACACCGCGCGGGTGTCGATGCGGCGTCGCCGTGGCAGGCGGAAACCGTGA
- a CDS encoding ATP-binding protein, with amino-acid sequence MSSDPDGLRYLLDLAGLIEDRVRALIRLRRAGDPNPDDPFRGLYVSDELVDRLLQPPQHLAQVPPEPPARPREQDPEQPPEQVLRADIEAAADRAAAAGGMIRLRQLARDGGLDALDVELMIIAMLPDLDSRFERLYGYLNDDVTRRRATVGLALQLAGRSAWSAADRSRLDGGAPLSAQRLIMIEDVDRPFLTRSLRVPDRVVAHLLGDDRSDPLLEPVLDEVRPYRAPTAERLARALRAGSRLVHIRERSARGTGAAVAASALAETGRGAVVIDATRLAGRADPATVVPVAVREALLRRAGLVITAIEQLAGTAPETVRGLVGCPIPVIMVGSASWEPQWTVEPPLPLEAPALNGRDRLAIWRREFGTDQTDLDLSRLAAHLNLGPDQIAGAVRAAESSARLTGGPITAADLRRGARTQNAAGLERLARRIDPEVGWDDLVLTPAAFRALRDLAARARHRDTVLTEWRMRRGGGRGHGVIALFAGDSGTGKTMSAEVIAADLGLDLYTVNLATVVDKYVGETEKNLERIFVEAAGVNAVLFFDEADAIFGKRSDVRDAHDRYANIESAYLLQRLETFDGLAVLATNLRANIDDAFTRRLDAIIDFAAPNAELRKQLWRHCLSAPLPVDDGLDLDFLAEAFELAGGNIRSAATTAAYLAAAAGSPVTMAQVISAVEQEYRKLGRLVLEREFGPYLAMVR; translated from the coding sequence GTGAGCAGCGACCCGGACGGGCTGCGTTACCTGCTGGACCTGGCCGGTCTGATCGAGGATCGGGTCCGCGCCCTGATCCGACTCCGGCGGGCCGGCGACCCGAATCCTGACGATCCGTTCCGCGGGCTGTATGTCAGTGACGAACTGGTCGATCGGCTGTTGCAGCCGCCTCAGCATCTCGCCCAAGTTCCCCCCGAGCCTCCTGCCCGGCCTCGCGAACAGGATCCCGAGCAGCCGCCCGAGCAAGTTCTCCGTGCAGACATCGAGGCCGCAGCAGACCGCGCCGCGGCAGCGGGCGGGATGATCAGACTGCGGCAATTGGCGAGGGACGGAGGACTCGACGCGCTCGACGTGGAGCTGATGATCATCGCCATGCTGCCGGACCTCGACTCGAGGTTCGAACGCCTGTACGGCTATCTCAACGACGACGTCACCAGACGGCGGGCCACGGTCGGGCTGGCACTGCAGTTGGCCGGTCGATCCGCTTGGTCGGCGGCGGACAGGTCCCGGCTGGATGGTGGTGCACCGCTGAGTGCCCAGCGGTTGATCATGATCGAGGACGTCGACCGTCCTTTCCTCACCCGGAGCCTGCGGGTTCCCGACCGGGTGGTGGCGCATCTGCTCGGTGACGATCGATCGGATCCGCTGTTGGAGCCGGTCCTGGACGAGGTCCGGCCATACCGTGCCCCGACCGCCGAGCGACTGGCGCGGGCACTGCGGGCAGGCAGCCGACTGGTCCACATCCGCGAGCGCTCCGCCCGAGGGACCGGCGCCGCGGTCGCCGCCTCCGCCCTGGCCGAGACCGGCCGCGGTGCCGTGGTGATTGACGCCACCAGGCTGGCCGGTCGGGCCGACCCGGCGACCGTCGTACCGGTCGCCGTACGAGAGGCCCTGTTGCGCCGCGCCGGCCTGGTGATCACTGCGATCGAACAGCTCGCCGGAACCGCACCGGAGACCGTGCGCGGGCTGGTCGGTTGCCCGATCCCGGTGATCATGGTCGGCTCGGCCAGCTGGGAACCCCAGTGGACCGTCGAGCCGCCGCTGCCACTCGAGGCGCCGGCGCTCAACGGGCGGGATCGGCTGGCCATCTGGCGCCGCGAGTTCGGGACCGATCAGACCGACCTGGACCTCTCCCGGCTGGCCGCCCATCTGAACCTCGGCCCTGACCAGATCGCCGGAGCCGTCCGGGCCGCCGAGTCCTCGGCAAGGCTGACCGGCGGGCCGATCACGGCAGCCGATCTTCGGCGCGGGGCCCGTACCCAGAATGCGGCCGGTCTGGAGCGATTGGCCCGGCGGATCGACCCGGAGGTCGGCTGGGACGATCTGGTGCTGACGCCTGCGGCGTTCCGGGCCCTTCGCGACCTCGCTGCCCGGGCCAGGCATCGCGATACCGTCCTCACCGAGTGGCGGATGCGTCGCGGCGGGGGGCGCGGTCACGGTGTGATCGCCCTGTTCGCGGGTGACTCCGGTACCGGGAAGACGATGTCCGCCGAGGTGATCGCGGCCGATCTGGGACTCGATCTGTACACGGTGAACCTGGCGACGGTGGTGGACAAGTACGTCGGCGAGACCGAGAAGAATCTGGAACGGATCTTCGTGGAAGCCGCCGGAGTCAACGCCGTGTTGTTCTTCGACGAGGCTGATGCGATCTTCGGCAAGCGCAGCGACGTCCGCGATGCCCACGACCGCTACGCCAACATCGAGAGCGCCTATCTGCTGCAGCGGCTCGAGACCTTCGACGGGCTCGCCGTGCTGGCCACCAATCTTCGGGCCAACATCGATGACGCTTTCACCCGGCGGCTCGACGCGATCATCGACTTCGCTGCGCCGAACGCGGAACTGCGCAAGCAGCTGTGGCGGCACTGCCTCTCGGCGCCGCTTCCGGTGGACGACGGTCTTGACCTCGACTTCCTCGCTGAGGCGTTCGAGCTGGCCGGAGGGAACATCCGGTCGGCGGCGACGACCGCTGCCTACCTCGCCGCGGCAGCCGGATCACCGGTCACCATGGCCCAGGTGATCAGCGCCGTCGAGCAGGAATACCGCAAACTCGGCCGGCTCGTCCTCGAGCGCGAGTTCGGGCCCTATCTGGCCATGGTTCGTTGA
- a CDS encoding DUF4157 domain-containing protein codes for MHQHHGPEGEESLRPKSSRIDNELGNHQATAAAAGRLDALDAEGILGLQRAVGNGAVSELLDDESRSPVHDVINSSGRPLDPGVRDDMETRLGADFGDVRIHDDTAAHASATAVNAHAYTVGSNIVFQRDQYDPSSEQGRTTLAHELTHVMQQRSGPVDGTAAPGGIKISDPSDRFEREASANAERAMSTPVQTSALSTSGPAVQRQEAEEEEPEESVQGLFVQREAVPEEDEEIPM; via the coding sequence ATGCATCAACATCACGGGCCGGAGGGCGAAGAGTCCCTGCGACCGAAATCCTCGCGGATCGACAACGAGCTGGGAAATCACCAGGCCACGGCGGCCGCTGCCGGGCGGCTCGACGCGCTGGATGCCGAGGGCATTTTGGGGCTGCAGCGCGCGGTGGGCAACGGCGCAGTGAGTGAGCTCCTGGACGACGAGAGCAGGTCGCCCGTGCACGACGTGATCAACTCCTCCGGCAGGCCGCTGGACCCCGGCGTCCGGGACGACATGGAGACGCGGCTGGGCGCCGACTTCGGTGATGTCCGTATCCACGACGACACAGCGGCCCACGCGTCGGCCACCGCGGTCAATGCGCACGCCTACACGGTCGGTTCGAACATCGTCTTCCAACGGGATCAGTACGATCCGTCATCGGAGCAGGGCCGGACGACACTGGCCCATGAGTTGACCCACGTGATGCAGCAGCGTTCGGGTCCGGTCGACGGCACCGCCGCCCCGGGTGGGATCAAGATCAGCGACCCGAGCGATCGGTTCGAACGGGAGGCGTCGGCCAACGCCGAACGTGCGATGTCGACGCCAGTACAGACATCGGCGCTGTCGACGTCGGGTCCGGCTGTCCAGCGGCAGGAGGCCGAGGAGGAAGAACCCGAGGAGTCCGTCCAGGGTCTGTTCGTCCAGCGGGAGGCGGTTCCTGAGGAGGACGAGGAAATACCCATGTGA
- a CDS encoding phage tail sheath family protein — translation MPSYLSPGVYVEEVPSGARPLEGVGTAVAAFVGLAEAGPLNQPTLVSNWTQFTSTFGGFLDGTYLAQAVYGYFQNGGGNCYVVRIGEGESNGNGQTPKAISTGPTAEIGRLRIQALDPSVPPGDISVEVTDPGEGAPDDSFRLLIKRGGEVVEEYDRASFSRGKQNVVTMVNGQSKLIQIEDLGAALERPPVGETALATMPPPSAAPQQLTSDDYVGDVAERTGFASLEAVDEVTMLCVPDLMSAYQQGAIDLDTVQAVQTAMIAHCELMGDRIAVLDSPPGLNAQQIKEWRVDKARYDSMYAALYWPWVKTMNPATGRLSFLPPSGHVAGIWGRNDDSRGVHKAPANEIVRGAVDLEVQITRNEHDLLNPVGINCIRAFPGRGIRVWGARTLSSDPAWRYLNIRRLFNFLEESILSGTDWVVFEPNDQALWAKIRRTIAAFLVMQWRAGALFGSTPDEAFYVKCDGETNSAESIDAGQVVCEIGVAPVKPAEFVIFRLAQFSGGTSLVSE, via the coding sequence ATGCCGTCGTATCTTTCGCCCGGCGTTTACGTCGAAGAGGTCCCGTCCGGCGCCCGGCCGCTGGAAGGAGTCGGGACAGCGGTCGCTGCGTTCGTCGGCCTCGCCGAAGCCGGTCCGCTGAACCAGCCGACCCTGGTCAGCAACTGGACGCAGTTCACCTCAACGTTCGGCGGCTTCCTGGACGGCACGTACCTCGCGCAAGCGGTGTACGGCTACTTCCAGAACGGCGGCGGGAACTGCTACGTCGTACGGATCGGTGAGGGCGAGTCGAATGGGAACGGTCAGACGCCCAAGGCGATCAGCACCGGTCCGACCGCAGAGATCGGCCGACTGCGCATCCAGGCACTCGACCCGTCCGTCCCACCCGGAGACATCAGCGTCGAGGTCACCGACCCCGGCGAGGGCGCCCCCGACGACTCGTTCCGACTGTTGATCAAGCGCGGCGGCGAGGTGGTCGAGGAATACGACCGGGCCAGCTTCTCCCGCGGCAAGCAGAACGTCGTGACCATGGTCAACGGCCAGTCAAAGCTGATCCAGATCGAGGACCTCGGCGCGGCGCTGGAACGGCCACCGGTCGGCGAGACGGCATTGGCCACCATGCCGCCGCCCTCCGCCGCGCCCCAACAGCTGACCAGCGACGACTACGTCGGCGACGTCGCCGAGCGGACCGGCTTCGCCAGCCTCGAGGCGGTGGACGAGGTCACCATGCTGTGCGTTCCGGATCTGATGAGCGCCTACCAGCAGGGAGCGATCGACCTGGACACCGTCCAAGCGGTCCAGACGGCGATGATCGCCCACTGCGAGCTGATGGGGGACCGGATCGCGGTCCTCGATTCGCCGCCCGGGCTGAATGCCCAGCAGATCAAGGAATGGCGGGTCGACAAGGCTCGGTACGACTCCATGTACGCCGCGCTGTACTGGCCCTGGGTCAAGACGATGAACCCTGCCACCGGCCGGTTGAGCTTCCTGCCGCCGTCGGGTCATGTCGCCGGCATCTGGGGTCGCAACGACGACAGCCGTGGGGTGCACAAGGCCCCGGCCAACGAGATCGTCCGCGGTGCCGTCGACCTGGAGGTCCAGATCACCCGCAACGAGCACGATCTGCTCAATCCGGTCGGCATCAACTGCATCCGCGCCTTCCCCGGCAGGGGGATCCGGGTGTGGGGAGCCCGGACGCTGTCGTCGGATCCGGCCTGGCGCTATCTGAACATCCGCCGGCTCTTCAACTTCCTCGAGGAGAGCATTCTCAGCGGCACCGACTGGGTCGTCTTCGAACCCAATGATCAAGCACTGTGGGCCAAGATCAGGAGGACCATTGCCGCGTTCCTGGTCATGCAATGGCGGGCAGGGGCGTTGTTCGGGTCGACTCCGGACGAGGCGTTCTACGTCAAGTGTGACGGCGAGACCAACAGCGCCGAATCCATCGATGCCGGACAGGTGGTCTGTGAGATCGGTGTCGCACCGGTCAAGCCGGCCGAGTTCGTCATCTTCCGACTGGCGCAGTTCTCCGGCGGCACCAGCCTGGTCAGCGAGTAG
- a CDS encoding phage tail protein has protein sequence MALPTGNSGVAHSFGLEFDGITIKSITEVSGLKIEQDVVQYKENGPDGKYRIINQPGRPKAPDITLTRGLSEDTSFESWVKDSRFGKMSDVRKGGAIIVYDYEGNPIKRYKLENAWPKSLEIGSMKAGDTSYLQEKLVLTCESIEVE, from the coding sequence ATGGCCCTGCCAACCGGCAACAGCGGCGTCGCCCACTCGTTCGGACTCGAGTTCGACGGCATCACGATCAAGAGCATCACCGAGGTGTCAGGGCTCAAGATCGAACAGGACGTCGTCCAGTACAAGGAGAACGGTCCGGACGGCAAGTACCGGATCATCAACCAGCCGGGTCGACCCAAGGCACCCGACATCACCCTGACCCGGGGATTGAGTGAGGACACCAGCTTCGAGAGCTGGGTCAAGGACTCCCGCTTCGGCAAGATGTCCGACGTCCGCAAGGGCGGGGCGATCATCGTTTACGACTACGAGGGCAACCCGATCAAGCGGTACAAGCTGGAGAACGCCTGGCCCAAGAGCCTGGAGATCGGATCAATGAAGGCCGGCGACACCTCCTATCTGCAGGAGAAGCTGGTCCTGACCTGTGAGTCGATCGAGGTCGAGTGA
- a CDS encoding DUF6760 family protein, giving the protein MTYATDRLYSEIAYVAYYLHWSYDTILDLEHAERRRYVAEVGALNNRIRRG; this is encoded by the coding sequence ATGACGTACGCGACCGACCGGCTGTATTCCGAGATCGCGTACGTCGCCTACTACCTGCATTGGTCGTACGACACGATCCTCGATCTGGAGCATGCCGAGCGTCGCCGCTACGTGGCGGAGGTCGGCGCGCTGAACAACCGCATCCGGCGCGGCTGA
- a CDS encoding IS110 family transposase encodes MLEARRLRVWVGVDVGKAHHWAAAVDESGTQVWSAKIVNDETAILDAIATALELAERVSWAVDISGTSSTLLLALLAAHGQETVYVPGRTVNAMTAGYRGEAKTDARDAFVIAETSRLRHDFAPVQVNAQLVAELRLLTAHRNDLVADRVRLVNRLRDVLTGVFPALERAFDYSSHQGAVVLLTGYQIPDALRRRGQNRLESWLSKRGVRNAAQVAQTALAAAAAQHTTLPGQDIAAQIIADLATQLLNLDDRLGRLEGQIKTTMAAHPQTAIITSMPGIGPMLAAEFVVAAGDLNAYPDAGHLASAAGLVPVPRDSGRRTNNLHRPNRYSRRLRRVFYLSAQSSIIRDGPNRDFYLKKRAEGLRHIQALIALARRRVNVLWALLRDNRTWTPTSPTKAINAA; translated from the coding sequence ATGTTGGAAGCAAGAAGACTTCGAGTGTGGGTCGGCGTCGACGTGGGCAAGGCTCACCACTGGGCCGCTGCTGTGGATGAGAGCGGCACGCAGGTGTGGTCGGCCAAGATCGTCAACGACGAGACAGCGATTCTTGATGCGATCGCGACAGCGCTGGAGCTGGCTGAGCGGGTGTCGTGGGCCGTCGACATCAGCGGCACCTCTTCGACGCTGCTGCTGGCGCTGTTGGCGGCTCATGGCCAAGAGACGGTCTACGTGCCCGGCCGCACGGTCAACGCGATGACAGCCGGCTACCGCGGTGAAGCCAAGACCGACGCCCGCGACGCGTTCGTGATCGCTGAGACCTCCCGGCTGCGGCACGACTTCGCCCCAGTCCAGGTCAACGCGCAACTGGTCGCCGAGCTCCGCTTGCTGACCGCCCATCGCAACGACCTGGTCGCTGACCGTGTCCGTTTGGTCAACCGGCTGCGCGATGTGTTGACCGGCGTCTTCCCCGCACTGGAACGGGCCTTCGACTATTCCTCGCACCAAGGTGCTGTGGTCTTGCTGACCGGTTACCAAATCCCCGACGCACTGCGGCGCCGTGGACAAAACAGGCTGGAATCCTGGCTCAGCAAGCGCGGTGTCCGCAATGCCGCCCAAGTCGCCCAGACTGCACTGGCGGCGGCCGCAGCCCAACACACCACCCTGCCCGGACAAGACATCGCCGCCCAGATCATCGCCGACCTCGCCACCCAACTGCTGAACCTCGATGACCGACTGGGTCGACTCGAGGGACAGATCAAGACCACGATGGCTGCCCATCCCCAAACCGCGATCATCACCTCGATGCCCGGCATCGGACCGATGCTGGCCGCTGAGTTCGTCGTTGCCGCTGGAGACCTCAACGCCTACCCCGACGCCGGCCACCTCGCATCCGCTGCCGGACTGGTACCCGTTCCACGTGACTCCGGGCGCCGCACCAACAACCTGCACCGACCCAACCGATACAGCCGCCGACTGCGCCGGGTCTTCTACCTCTCGGCTCAATCCAGCATCATCCGCGACGGCCCCAATCGGGACTTCTACCTCAAGAAACGAGCCGAAGGCCTCAGACACATCCAAGCCCTCATCGCCCTGGCCAGACGCCGCGTCAACGTACTGTGGGCACTGCTCCGCGACAACCGCACCTGGACTCCCACCAGCCCAACAAAAGCCATCAACGCAGCTTGA